The uncultured Cohaesibacter sp. genomic sequence ATCATCTTTGTCATCGGTGCCATTGTCTATCTGGCCAGCCGCTCGTGGAAGCTGCTCGTCGGTGTCGTCATCTCCCTCTTGCTGATCGGCTTTTTCGGCATGTGGGAAGACACCATGAGCACCCTGTCGATGATCACGGTCTGTACGCTGCTGTCGATCGTCATCGGTATTCCCGTCGGCATTGCCATGGCCCGCTCTGACCGGGTTCAGAAGATCGTGACGCCGATCCTTGACGTCATGCAGACCATGCCTGCCTTCGTCTATCTCATTCCCGTTGTCATGCTGCTCGGCATCGGCAAGATCCCCGGCCTCATCTCCGTGATCATCTATGCCATTCCGCCGGTGATCCGTCTGACCAATCTTGGCATCCGCCTTGTCGACAAGGAAGTGCTGGAAGCGGCAACCGCCTTTGGCGCCAGCCCGACCCAGCGGCTGTTCGGCGTGCAGATCCCTCTTGCCATGCCCACCATTATGGCAGGTATCAACCAGACCATCATGATGGCCCTCGCCATGGTCGTGGTCGCGTCGATGATCGGTGTGAAGGGCCTCGGCCAGCCAGTGCTCAAGGCAATTCAGAACCAGTATTTCACGGTCGGTCTGTTCAACGGCCTTGCCATCGTGGCGCTCGCCATCATCTTTGACCGTGTTTCGCAAGCCTACGCCAAGCGCAGTCAGAAGCATCTGAAGGGAGCCCACTGATGAGTGAATCACTGATTGAAGTCAAAGGGCTCTACAAGCTGTTCGGCAACGACCCGCACAAACATATGCATCTGGTGCATGAGGGTTTCAGCAAGGATGAGATTCTGGCCAAGACCGGCCACACCCTCGGTCTCAAGGACATCAACCTGACCATCCAGAAGGGCGAGATCTCTGTGATCATGGGCCTGTCCGGTTCTGGTAAATCGACCCTGATCCGGCACTTCAACCGCCTGATCGATCCGACCGAAGGCCAGATCCTTGTTGACGGCACAGATGTGATGAATCTGTCCCTAAAAGAGCTGGAGCAGTTCCGTCGTCACAAGATGTCGATGGTGTTCCAGCGCTTTGGCCTGCTGCCTCATCGCAACGTTCTGGACAACGTCGCCTATGGCCTGAGCATTCAGGGCGTGAAGAAGGCCGAAGCCAACGAGCGCGCCAACGAATGGCTCGAAACCGTTGGGCTCGCCGGCTATGGCAAGCAATTTCCCGCCCAGCTTTCCGGCGGTCAGCAGCAGCGTGTGGGCCTTGCCCGTGCGCTGGCAACGAACGCGGAAGTTCTGCTGATGGACGAAGCCTTCTCTGCTCTCGATCCACTGATCCGTTCGGAAATGCAGGATCAGCTCGTCGAATTGCAGGAGAAACTGCACAAGACGATCATCTTCATCACCCACGATCTCGATGAAGCTCTGCGTCTGGGCAGCACCATCGCCATTCTCAAGGATGGCGAACTGGTCCAGGACGACAAGCCTGAAGAAATCCTGCTCAATCCGGCCAACGACTATGTCGAGGCCTTCGTCAAGGATGTGAACCGTGCCCGCGCCCTGAACGTGGAAACCGTCATGCAGCCACAGACCTTCCGCATCACCGCTGCGACCATCGGCGAAGCCTACAAGCAGATGATGACGCATAAGGACGATTATGCCTATCACGTCACTGACGAGGGCTATCAGGGAACGTTGACCCAGGAAAGTCTTGAGGAATATTACAAGGAAAATGCGGACAGCAAGATTTCCGAAGAGCACTATCACGACGTGCCACATATCTCGCCCGATGCTGCCCTGGAAGAGGTCCTGCCTGAAACGCTGTCTGCCGATTACCCCGTGCCTGTAGTGGATGAAGATGGCGAATTTGTCGGCTCTCTCTCCCGTGATGCCCTCGCCGAGGTGCTGAGCCCGGAAAGCTCCGAGGTGGCAGAAGAGGCGGATGCCGAAAGTGAAAAGCTGACCGACAATCAACCCGAGCCGGTCACCGAAAAGGCATAAGCGGTCCGAAAGACGCCGCGGATTGGCAATACAGCCACAAACAGCAAAAGGGGTGCAGCGTGCACCCCTTTTCGTGGTATTTCATGCCAGCAAATCTTGCCAGCAAAATTCGGGAACGGATCAGTGGGCCTGATCGAGCGTCTTGCGCATCTGGACAAAGCGCATGGCTCTTTGGGATGATGCCACGTCCAGATCCTTGTAACGGGCAATGCTGCGCCCGACCACGCTCAGCGCAAGGCCCAGTTTTTCCTGACGCACATTCATCAGTTTGGTGAAAGCACCGGTCGAGATGTCCATCGACTTGCACAGAATGGCAATCGGCTCATCGTTGGTCTGGTAGAAGACATTCGAGATGATGGCATCGTTGATGTCGGTCACTGCAGCAAGCAGCATGACGATATCCGATCCGCGATCCCCGTCAGCCAGATAAACGATGGCATCGGACAATTCGGTTTTGCCTTCCTTGATGTCTGAGATGAGCAGCTTGGTTTCAATGCGCCCTTTGCGTCCGGCCAGCTTCTGCTCGATGACCTTTTTCTGTGCCTCGGCGACGAGTTCGCCAGCTGCTTGGGCATCTTTCTGAAACAATTTCGCCAGACGAGCCTTGCCTTCCGGCGGCAGCAGCGGCAGCAGATCCTTGGCGGCAGATTCAGGAATGTCAGGGCGAGATGAGAGGCTTTGTTGCAGGACCTCGTCGTCCGTCGCGTTGCTGACGAGAGTATCAAAACCCTTCGCGGTAATTTCTGCCCCGCGGTTCTGAGACACCTTATGCCAGACTTCCCGCGTGCCATTCTCGATCAGAGCATCGGTGACCGTGCCGCTCAGCGTTTCGCGCTGGGCGATGTTTTCAAGATGTTCGGGAGACAGGGTCTGGGAGAAATTGACAAAATCCTCATCGGTCAGCACCGGGCTATTCTTCAACATCGGTCCGGCGACGGCCACTTCATCCTGTGCCAGTTGGCGAGCGATCTCGATCGGAAGCCTGCCTTCAGACGCGGCTCGCTCGGAGAATTCGGCGCGCCCTTCATCATCGACATCATTGAGCATTTTCAGAACGATATCCCGAAACAGCAGGGATTCGTGATCGGTGTGCAGTTCTGCTCCATCAAAGAACATGTCAGCGACACGCCCGAGCAGTTCCCGGCGCTTGTCGCTTGACTTTTCTCGCGCAAGATCAGTGATGGTATCCAGCATTAGCCCGCCTCTTTTCTAGAAGTCTTGTGCGATCATAACCATATGGCTCTAAGATTATGTTAATCGCAACTAACGCAGACAATAAAACAAACAGGACGAGACACTGATTCCGAAGATAAGTGCCTCGTCCCTGATAGCATGAATGCCTGATCAAATCACCAGGCAATGCGCTCCACATTTTCAAAGTGGATCTGACTGCCGTCCGCGAAATCGATCGTACCCGAGGCGTCGTCGGACAACAGGATTTCCTCGCCGGACGTGGACTGGGTCGAACCGCTGGTCAGCGTGATGGTCCAGTCTGTGCCCATTTCCGTGGTGGCCGAGCCGTCTTCTGCAAGAATGTTGATGCTGTCTGTCCAGTCGGCACCGGCTCCACCGTCGATGGTGTCGTT encodes the following:
- a CDS encoding proline/glycine betaine ABC transporter permease, with the protein product MAESSWLTEFPQLDRLDLLAIRKTLDGAYKAFSREYGDFIEGLFQPLLSFLVWFEKLLINTPWPIIIFVIGAIVYLASRSWKLLVGVVISLLLIGFFGMWEDTMSTLSMITVCTLLSIVIGIPVGIAMARSDRVQKIVTPILDVMQTMPAFVYLIPVVMLLGIGKIPGLISVIIYAIPPVIRLTNLGIRLVDKEVLEAATAFGASPTQRLFGVQIPLAMPTIMAGINQTIMMALAMVVVASMIGVKGLGQPVLKAIQNQYFTVGLFNGLAIVALAIIFDRVSQAYAKRSQKHLKGAH
- a CDS encoding glycine betaine/L-proline ABC transporter ATP-binding protein, producing MSESLIEVKGLYKLFGNDPHKHMHLVHEGFSKDEILAKTGHTLGLKDINLTIQKGEISVIMGLSGSGKSTLIRHFNRLIDPTEGQILVDGTDVMNLSLKELEQFRRHKMSMVFQRFGLLPHRNVLDNVAYGLSIQGVKKAEANERANEWLETVGLAGYGKQFPAQLSGGQQQRVGLARALATNAEVLLMDEAFSALDPLIRSEMQDQLVELQEKLHKTIIFITHDLDEALRLGSTIAILKDGELVQDDKPEEILLNPANDYVEAFVKDVNRARALNVETVMQPQTFRITAATIGEAYKQMMTHKDDYAYHVTDEGYQGTLTQESLEEYYKENADSKISEEHYHDVPHISPDAALEEVLPETLSADYPVPVVDEDGEFVGSLSRDALAEVLSPESSEVAEEADAESEKLTDNQPEPVTEKA
- a CDS encoding DUF2336 domain-containing protein codes for the protein MLDTITDLAREKSSDKRRELLGRVADMFFDGAELHTDHESLLFRDIVLKMLNDVDDEGRAEFSERAASEGRLPIEIARQLAQDEVAVAGPMLKNSPVLTDEDFVNFSQTLSPEHLENIAQRETLSGTVTDALIENGTREVWHKVSQNRGAEITAKGFDTLVSNATDDEVLQQSLSSRPDIPESAAKDLLPLLPPEGKARLAKLFQKDAQAAGELVAEAQKKVIEQKLAGRKGRIETKLLISDIKEGKTELSDAIVYLADGDRGSDIVMLLAAVTDINDAIISNVFYQTNDEPIAILCKSMDISTGAFTKLMNVRQEKLGLALSVVGRSIARYKDLDVASSQRAMRFVQMRKTLDQAH